CTATACTTTTTTAACCTTTTTGAGCGCTTCAACGTAATATTCGTTTACTTTTTCCCAATTTATGTGATTGTAAAAAGCGTCAATGTAACTGCCTTTTCGATTTTGATAATCTAAATAATAAGCATGTTCCCAAAGATCAATTCCCATAATTGGAGTTCCTGGAATCAAGGCATTCTTCATCAATGGATTATCTTGATTGTCAGTTGTGGTAATTTGTAATTTGCCATATCGGTCTACAACCAGCCAAACCCATCCAGAACCAAACTGCTTTTCTGACTGTGCTTTAAATTGATTGGTTAGATTGTTAAAAGAACCAAATTCTTTATTAATAGAACCTGCAAGAGTATCTTTTGGAGTCTGCTCTTTTGGAGTCAGAATGTTAAAATACAGTGTATGGTTGTAATACCCACCTGCATTCTGACGGAGTTTTAAATTAGTAAGAGGCATTTTTTTTAAAATGTCTTCAATAGGCATATTTTCAAACTCGGTCGAAACAATCTCTTTATTAAAAGCATTTGTGTATGACAGGTAATGTTTTGAGTAATGTGTTTCTAAAGTTAAGGTTCTAAT
The Flavobacterium humidisoli DNA segment above includes these coding regions:
- a CDS encoding superoxide dismutase, with translation MKKNVVLFSTLTSFLLLFSCKEDKLTEVVEVPLPTKEEKITIGSPNDVKADPGSFEMTKLPFNYDGLAPDIRTLTLETHYSKHYLSYTNAFNKEIVSTEFENMPIEDILKKMPLTNLKLRQNAGGYYNHTLYFNILTPKEQTPKDTLAGSINKEFGSFNNLTNQFKAQSEKQFGSGWVWLVVDRYGKLQITTTDNQDNPLMKNALIPGTPIMGIDLWEHAYYLDYQNRKGSYIDAFYNHINWEKVNEYYVEALKKVKKV